In the Streptomyces sp. BHT-5-2 genome, one interval contains:
- a CDS encoding cyclase family protein, translating into MPLPEEFHDIARRVNNWGRWGPDDEIGTLNLITPDVVRAAAATVRSGRRVPLALPLRQDGVQTGVIPGRVNPLHTMVAINQEIFGPGTVGTSDDTVTMGLQAATHWDGLAHVSHSGRLYNGRPADTVTAHRGATALGIEKATPLLSRGVLLDVARARGTDRLPGGHAVTPEDLDAAEELAGTAVRPGDVVLVRTGQLRHYLAGDREAYAFPSPGLSLRTPEWFHARGVAAVANDTLAFEIFPPEVDGLWMPVHALHLVEMGMPQGQNWNLEELSTACAEEGRHAFLLSAVAEPFVGGTGSPVAPVAVL; encoded by the coding sequence ATGCCCCTGCCCGAGGAGTTCCACGACATCGCCCGGCGCGTGAACAACTGGGGCCGCTGGGGCCCGGACGACGAGATCGGCACCCTGAACCTGATCACCCCGGACGTGGTGCGCGCCGCCGCCGCGACCGTACGCAGCGGCCGCCGCGTCCCGCTCGCCCTGCCGCTCCGGCAGGACGGCGTGCAGACCGGCGTGATCCCGGGGCGGGTCAACCCGCTGCACACCATGGTCGCCATCAACCAGGAGATCTTCGGCCCGGGGACCGTGGGCACCTCCGACGACACCGTCACCATGGGCCTCCAGGCCGCCACCCACTGGGACGGCCTGGCCCATGTCTCGCACTCGGGGCGGCTCTACAACGGCCGGCCGGCCGACACCGTCACCGCGCACCGCGGCGCCACCGCCCTGGGCATCGAGAAGGCCACCCCGCTGCTCTCCCGCGGGGTGCTGCTGGACGTGGCGCGGGCCCGCGGCACCGACCGGCTGCCGGGCGGGCACGCGGTCACGCCGGAGGACCTGGACGCCGCCGAGGAGTTGGCCGGGACGGCGGTCCGCCCCGGCGACGTGGTCCTGGTCCGGACGGGCCAGCTCCGGCACTACCTGGCCGGCGACCGCGAGGCGTACGCGTTCCCCTCGCCCGGGCTGTCGCTGCGCACCCCGGAGTGGTTCCACGCCCGCGGGGTCGCCGCGGTCGCCAACGACACCCTGGCCTTCGAGATCTTCCCGCCGGAGGTCGACGGTCTGTGGATGCCGGTGCACGCCCTGCACCTCGTCGAGATGGGCATGCCCCAGGGCCAGAACTGGAACCTGGAGGAGCTGTCGACGGCCTGCGCGGAGGAGGGCCGGCACGCCTTCCTGCTGTCCGCGGTGGCCGAGCCGTTCGTCGGCGGCACGGGCAGCCCGGTGGCGCCGGTGGCGGTGCTGTGA
- a CDS encoding flavin reductase family protein, which yields MGGMMGHAGMAATAIRYLRSVGAPTAATPTAPPARTAAARPSLRAVRDDERAPLDAAEFRSVLGHFASGVTIITAPGEPGPAGFACQSFASLSLDPPLVAFMVGRTSATWPRLARAGVFCVNVLGAEQGGLCRAFAVSGADKFAGVRHTPAPVTGSPRLADVPAWIDCTIHAVHTGGDHLVVVGRVEALGTDPAAAERGPLLFHRGAFGRLAP from the coding sequence ATGGGCGGCATGATGGGACACGCCGGAATGGCGGCCACGGCCATCCGCTACCTCCGCTCCGTCGGCGCCCCCACCGCCGCGACCCCGACGGCCCCGCCCGCCCGCACCGCTGCCGCGCGCCCCTCGCTGCGCGCCGTCCGCGACGACGAGCGCGCCCCCCTGGACGCGGCCGAATTCCGCTCCGTCCTGGGACACTTCGCGAGCGGCGTCACGATCATCACGGCCCCCGGCGAGCCGGGTCCGGCCGGCTTCGCCTGCCAGTCCTTCGCCTCGCTCTCCCTGGACCCGCCCCTGGTGGCGTTCATGGTGGGCCGCACCTCGGCGACCTGGCCGCGTCTGGCGCGGGCCGGCGTCTTCTGCGTCAACGTCCTCGGTGCCGAGCAGGGCGGCCTCTGCCGCGCGTTCGCGGTCAGCGGCGCCGACAAGTTCGCCGGCGTCCGCCACACCCCGGCCCCGGTCACCGGTTCGCCCCGCCTCGCGGACGTCCCCGCCTGGATCGACTGCACGATCCACGCCGTCCACACCGGCGGCGACCACCTCGTCGTCGTCGGCCGCGTCGAGGCCCTGGGCACCGACCCGGCCGCCGCGGAGCGGGGCCCGCTCCTCTTCCACCGGGGAGCGTTCGGCCGACTCGCCCCGTAG
- a CDS encoding enoyl-CoA hydratase/isomerase family protein, with protein MTSTPSPRPAAAGPSGPSGPADPSTAARPAELADPVDSLIRHTTDNGVTQLTLNRPDALNALTPEMRERLVGLLADASADPGVRAVVLTATGKGFCAGADLRGAPAAGDRVAGDVARLIRNGAQRFIAAVLDCEKPVIAAVNGTAAGIGAHLAFACDLVLAAESARFIEVFVRRGLVPDGGGGYLLPRLVGPQRAKELMFFGDAVPAADAARLGLVNRVVPDGELARTAREWAERLAAGPTRALALTKALVNASLDADRGAAFAAEATAQEVNMATADAREGVASFVERRRPTFRGR; from the coding sequence ATGACGTCCACACCTTCCCCCCGTCCCGCTGCCGCCGGCCCATCCGGCCCATCCGGCCCTGCCGATCCCTCCACTGCCGCCCGTCCGGCCGAACTCGCCGATCCCGTCGATTCATTGATACGGCACACCACTGACAACGGCGTCACCCAGCTCACCCTCAACCGCCCGGACGCCCTCAACGCCCTCACCCCGGAGATGCGCGAACGCCTCGTCGGCCTGCTCGCCGACGCCTCCGCCGACCCGGGCGTGCGCGCCGTGGTGCTCACCGCGACCGGCAAGGGCTTCTGCGCCGGCGCCGACCTGCGCGGCGCGCCGGCCGCCGGCGACCGGGTCGCGGGCGACGTGGCGCGGCTGATCCGGAACGGCGCCCAGCGTTTCATCGCCGCCGTGCTGGACTGCGAGAAGCCGGTGATCGCCGCCGTCAACGGCACCGCCGCCGGGATCGGCGCGCATCTCGCGTTCGCCTGCGACCTGGTGCTGGCCGCCGAATCGGCGCGCTTCATCGAGGTGTTCGTCCGCCGCGGCCTGGTCCCGGACGGCGGCGGCGGCTATCTGCTGCCGCGGCTCGTCGGCCCGCAGCGCGCCAAGGAGCTGATGTTCTTCGGTGACGCCGTACCGGCCGCCGACGCCGCCCGGCTGGGCCTGGTCAACCGGGTCGTGCCCGACGGGGAGTTGGCGCGGACCGCCCGGGAGTGGGCCGAGCGCCTCGCCGCCGGCCCCACCCGCGCCCTCGCCCTCACCAAAGCGCTGGTCAACGCCTCCCTGGACGCCGACCGCGGTGCGGCCTTCGCGGCCGAGGCCACCGCCCAGGAGGTCAACATGGCGACGGCGGACGCCCGGGAAGGCGTCGCGTCCTTCGTCGAACGCCGCCGCCCCACGTTCCGGGGGAGGTGA
- a CDS encoding acetate--CoA ligase family protein — MLGSTHGTLTTHSRPARVVACGERSPHTVHGVSDPGGADGPGAAGGDSAAVRAVADRDVSGRPLYAPVPDLDRFFRPASVAVIGASDSEGRPNTGITRQLIAWAERVGARLHPVNPGREQVFGLPCHTGVADLPETVDLAVLLVGDPLPVIGQLAEAKVKFAVAFASGFAETGEDGAAAQARLAEAVARSGLRLLGPNTNLNAFERFRDDLDGPAIALITQSGHQGRPVFTLQELGIRLSHWAPTGNEADLETADFLSYFASRPEVGAIAAYVEGLKDGRSFLLAADRAARNRVPVVVVKVGRTETGARTAASHTGKLTGADEVVDAAMRQFGVIRVDGLDELQDTAALLARARKPTAEGVAVYSISGGTGAHFADLAAAAGLTLPTLSDAKQTELHQWIPGYLNVANPIDNGGHPVGDRRGRRIIDAILADPSVGVLICPITGPFPPMSDKLAQDLVDAAERTDKPVCVVWGSPVGTEDAYRRTLLGSSRVATFRTFANCITAVRAYLDHHRFTAHYRSPFDDAPRTLSPSARKAQALLRPGRQLSEHAAKQLLRAYGIRVPREQLVTSAAAAVRAASLVGYPVVLKGSGPELAHKTELGLVKVGLTSASQVREAYRELTEIARYEDLPLDGVLVCQMVERGVEMVVGVTPDPLFGPTVSVGLGGVLVEVLQDLAVGVPPFGEQHARAMLRRLRGHALLEGVRGMPPADTDALVETVLRVQRMAMELDGELAELDINPLVVLERGQGAVALDALAICH, encoded by the coding sequence ATGCTTGGATCGACTCACGGCACCCTCACCACGCACTCCCGGCCGGCCCGCGTCGTGGCCTGCGGGGAGCGCTCACCCCACACCGTCCACGGCGTCAGCGACCCCGGCGGGGCCGACGGCCCGGGGGCCGCCGGCGGCGACTCCGCGGCCGTCCGGGCCGTCGCCGACCGAGACGTCAGCGGCCGCCCGCTGTACGCACCCGTGCCGGACCTGGACCGCTTCTTCCGGCCCGCGTCGGTGGCCGTGATCGGCGCCTCGGACAGCGAGGGCCGCCCCAACACCGGCATCACCCGGCAGCTGATCGCCTGGGCGGAACGGGTCGGCGCCCGGCTCCACCCCGTCAACCCCGGGCGCGAGCAGGTCTTCGGCCTGCCCTGCCACACCGGCGTCGCCGACCTGCCGGAGACCGTCGACCTCGCGGTGCTGCTGGTCGGCGACCCCCTGCCGGTCATCGGGCAACTGGCCGAGGCCAAGGTGAAGTTCGCGGTCGCCTTCGCCTCCGGTTTCGCCGAGACCGGCGAGGACGGCGCGGCCGCCCAGGCCCGGCTGGCCGAGGCCGTCGCCCGCTCGGGCCTGCGGCTGCTCGGTCCCAACACCAACCTCAACGCCTTCGAGAGGTTCCGCGACGACCTCGACGGGCCCGCCATCGCCCTGATCACGCAGTCGGGCCACCAGGGCCGGCCGGTCTTCACCCTCCAGGAGCTGGGCATCCGCCTCTCACACTGGGCCCCGACCGGCAACGAGGCCGATCTGGAGACCGCCGACTTCCTCTCCTACTTCGCCTCCCGTCCCGAGGTCGGCGCGATCGCCGCGTATGTGGAAGGGCTCAAGGACGGCCGCAGCTTCCTGCTGGCCGCCGACCGCGCCGCCCGCAACAGGGTGCCGGTGGTCGTCGTCAAGGTCGGCCGCACCGAGACCGGCGCCCGGACCGCCGCCTCGCACACCGGCAAACTCACCGGCGCGGACGAGGTGGTGGACGCCGCGATGCGGCAGTTCGGCGTGATCCGGGTGGACGGCCTCGACGAACTCCAGGACACCGCGGCGCTGCTGGCGCGGGCCAGGAAACCCACCGCCGAGGGCGTCGCGGTGTATTCGATCTCCGGCGGCACCGGCGCGCACTTCGCCGACCTGGCGGCCGCGGCGGGCCTGACCCTCCCCACGCTGTCCGACGCCAAGCAGACCGAACTCCACCAGTGGATACCGGGCTACCTCAACGTCGCCAACCCGATCGACAACGGCGGGCACCCGGTCGGCGACCGGCGCGGCCGCAGGATCATCGACGCGATCCTCGCCGACCCGTCCGTGGGCGTCCTGATCTGCCCGATCACCGGCCCCTTCCCGCCCATGAGCGACAAGCTGGCACAGGACCTCGTCGACGCGGCGGAGCGCACGGACAAGCCGGTGTGCGTCGTCTGGGGCTCGCCGGTCGGCACCGAGGACGCCTATCGCCGCACCCTCCTCGGCTCCTCCCGGGTGGCGACCTTCCGCACCTTCGCCAACTGCATCACCGCCGTCCGCGCCTATCTGGACCACCACCGCTTCACCGCCCACTACCGCTCCCCCTTCGACGACGCCCCCCGCACGCTCTCCCCCTCCGCCCGCAAGGCCCAGGCCCTGCTGCGCCCCGGCCGGCAGCTCAGCGAGCACGCGGCGAAGCAGCTGCTGCGCGCCTACGGCATCCGCGTACCGCGGGAACAGCTGGTGACCAGCGCGGCGGCGGCCGTCCGGGCGGCGAGCCTGGTCGGCTATCCGGTGGTGCTGAAGGGCTCCGGTCCGGAACTGGCCCACAAGACCGAACTCGGGCTCGTCAAGGTCGGGTTGACCTCGGCCAGCCAGGTCCGCGAGGCATACCGCGAGCTGACCGAGATCGCCCGCTACGAGGACCTGCCGCTGGACGGCGTCCTCGTCTGCCAGATGGTCGAACGCGGCGTCGAGATGGTCGTCGGCGTCACCCCCGACCCGCTCTTCGGGCCGACCGTCTCCGTCGGCCTCGGCGGAGTGCTGGTGGAGGTCCTCCAGGACCTCGCGGTGGGCGTCCCGCCCTTCGGGGAGCAGCACGCCCGCGCCATGCTCCGCCGGCTGCGCGGCCACGCCCTCCTGGAGGGCGTCCGCGGCATGCCGCCCGCGGACACCGACGCACTGGTCGAGACGGTGCTGCGGGTGCAGCGGATGGCGATGGAACTCGACGGCGAACTGGCGGAGTTGGACATCAATCCGCTGGTCGTCCTGGAACGCGGCCAGGGCGCGGTGGCCCTGGACGCCCTGGCGATCTGCCACTGA
- a CDS encoding RNA polymerase sigma factor translates to MADATPPTSRSAAGSQGARPGGPASSSRPQQPTASGAPPGSGATPSAAFDEVFCGLLPRLYRRAVMLAGTRQSAEDVVHEAYLKLAARPQRFLAHPEPYAYAFTAVLSVARDAYRKERRQVLVEEVDEVEGVGGGAGPAGGGFGEWDGGVARRHAELEAVRLLGRLSHRQAGIVILVDLDGYTIDQAAKIMKVHRGTAARHRARALDRLRAYLVESEHGQAGR, encoded by the coding sequence ATGGCCGATGCGACACCGCCGACCTCCCGGTCGGCCGCCGGTTCCCAGGGGGCCCGTCCGGGCGGCCCCGCCAGTTCGTCCCGGCCGCAGCAGCCGACCGCGTCCGGGGCCCCGCCGGGCTCCGGGGCCACCCCGTCGGCGGCGTTCGACGAGGTCTTCTGCGGGCTGCTGCCGCGGCTCTACCGCCGGGCCGTGATGCTGGCCGGCACGCGCCAGTCCGCGGAGGACGTGGTGCACGAGGCGTACCTCAAGCTCGCCGCCCGTCCACAGCGCTTCCTCGCCCACCCGGAGCCGTACGCCTACGCCTTCACCGCCGTCCTCAGCGTCGCCCGGGACGCGTACCGCAAGGAGCGGCGGCAGGTGCTGGTGGAGGAGGTCGACGAGGTGGAGGGGGTCGGCGGCGGCGCGGGGCCGGCCGGCGGCGGGTTCGGCGAGTGGGACGGCGGGGTCGCGCGGCGGCACGCGGAGCTGGAGGCGGTGCGGCTGCTGGGGCGGCTCTCGCACCGGCAGGCGGGGATCGTCATCCTCGTCGACCTGGACGGGTACACGATCGATCAGGCCGCGAAGATCATGAAGGTGCACCGCGGCACCGCCGCCCGGCACCGGGCGCGGGCCCTGGACAGGCTGCGCGCGTACCTCGTTGAATCGGAGCACGGGCAGGCCGGGAGGTGA
- a CDS encoding ATP-binding protein: MQVLQVQLEVRPDPAEVGRARRWARSRLAGSGIGADEPLAETLILLISELVTNAVVHTGSAARLRMCFSGTGAVVGTVRVEVVDVSARPPRPRHADGEDTNGRGLELVDGLADRWGWQREGAGKRIWCEVDRGQPLLMAAGADLGAYDPACAVTSATTNRS; the protein is encoded by the coding sequence GTGCAGGTGCTTCAAGTGCAGTTGGAAGTGCGGCCCGACCCCGCGGAAGTGGGGCGGGCGCGGCGGTGGGCCCGGTCGAGGCTCGCGGGGTCGGGAATAGGGGCGGACGAACCGCTCGCCGAGACGCTGATCCTGCTGATCTCCGAGCTGGTCACCAACGCCGTGGTGCACACGGGCTCGGCGGCCCGGCTGCGGATGTGCTTCTCGGGCACGGGTGCCGTGGTGGGCACCGTGCGGGTCGAGGTGGTGGACGTCAGCGCCCGCCCGCCGCGCCCCCGGCACGCGGACGGCGAGGACACCAACGGCCGTGGTCTGGAGCTGGTCGACGGCCTCGCGGACCGCTGGGGCTGGCAGCGCGAGGGAGCCGGCAAGCGGATCTGGTGCGAAGTCGACCGCGGGCAGCCGCTGCTGATGGCGGCCGGTGCCGACTTGGGGGCGTATGACCCGGCTTGCGCCGTAACGAGTGCCACGACAAACCGGTCGTAA
- a CDS encoding pyridoxal 5'-phosphate synthase, whose translation MPEHTDHRADGAAPAPEPSPETDTETETGTGTDTDSGAGDDARSFHELLRGLRVWEAELPSFEPEQAPGEPLPLFRQWLREAAEAGVPEPHTMSLATADATGDPSVRIVMLHDADERGWHFGTHRDSRKGRELAARPRAALAFYWAAVGRQVRVRGTVTAASPQESAADLHRRSTGALAAALVGHQSEVLGSSAELARAADAAWERARREPDAPVPSWTLYVLRADEVEFFQGDQRRRQHVRLNYRRVEGGWERELLWP comes from the coding sequence ATGCCCGAGCACACGGATCACCGCGCCGACGGGGCCGCGCCCGCCCCCGAACCGTCCCCGGAGACCGACACCGAGACCGAGACCGGCACAGGCACCGACACCGACAGCGGCGCAGGTGACGACGCCCGCTCCTTCCATGAGCTGCTGCGCGGTCTGCGGGTCTGGGAGGCGGAGCTGCCGTCCTTCGAGCCGGAGCAGGCGCCGGGCGAGCCACTGCCGCTGTTCCGGCAGTGGCTGCGGGAGGCCGCCGAGGCCGGCGTCCCCGAGCCGCACACCATGTCGCTGGCCACGGCGGACGCGACCGGCGACCCGTCCGTGCGCATCGTGATGCTGCACGACGCGGACGAGCGCGGCTGGCACTTCGGCACCCACCGCGACAGCCGCAAGGGCCGCGAGCTGGCCGCCCGTCCGCGGGCCGCGCTGGCCTTCTACTGGGCGGCGGTCGGCCGCCAGGTGCGGGTGCGGGGCACGGTGACCGCGGCGAGCCCGCAGGAGAGCGCGGCCGATCTGCACCGCCGCTCCACGGGCGCGCTGGCCGCCGCCCTGGTGGGCCACCAGAGCGAGGTGCTGGGCTCGTCCGCCGAGCTGGCCCGCGCCGCGGACGCCGCCTGGGAGCGTGCCCGCCGCGAACCGGACGCGCCGGTCCCGAGCTGGACGCTGTACGTACTGCGCGCCGACGAGGTCGAGTTCTTCCAGGGCGATCAGCGTCGGCGTCAGCACGTAAGACTCAACTACCGCCGAGTGGAGGGTGGTTGGGAGCGGGAACTGCTCTGGCCATGA
- a CDS encoding acyl-CoA dehydrogenase family protein: MDFQLTDDQRALRDGTRELLAGRFGRDRLRAAVDDPAPDRGLWRELATAGFFALRLPEADGGVGLGLPEAVLVFEEVGRALLPGPLVAGQLLAGAVDGVATGERIVALCDGGADPVLWEHPDHCDVLIFVEGGAPERDGAVYRSAPAEVARAPFASVDPLTPLVRVTGRPRTTPLPGADASRLRREAALLTAAEQLGSAGRTVETAVGYARQRTQFGAPIGSFQAVKHLCAGMLVRAELARAAVYAAAVTGDALDIAGAKLLADEAAVGNARDCLQVHGGMGFTWEADVHLHLKRAWLRAERWGGAREAEERLAQALAG, from the coding sequence GTGGACTTCCAACTCACCGACGACCAGCGGGCGTTGCGGGACGGGACCAGGGAGCTGCTCGCCGGCCGCTTCGGCCGGGACCGGCTGCGGGCAGCGGTCGACGACCCGGCACCGGACCGCGGGCTGTGGCGGGAACTGGCCACCGCCGGGTTCTTCGCGCTGCGGCTCCCGGAGGCGGACGGCGGGGTCGGGCTGGGACTGCCGGAGGCCGTGCTGGTCTTCGAGGAGGTGGGCCGGGCGCTGCTGCCGGGACCGCTGGTGGCCGGTCAGCTGCTGGCCGGGGCGGTGGACGGCGTGGCGACCGGCGAGCGGATCGTCGCCCTGTGTGATGGCGGGGCCGACCCGGTGCTGTGGGAACACCCGGACCACTGCGACGTGTTGATCTTCGTCGAAGGTGGTGCGCCGGAGCGGGACGGCGCGGTGTACCGGAGTGCGCCCGCCGAGGTGGCCCGCGCGCCCTTCGCCTCCGTCGACCCGCTCACCCCGCTCGTCCGCGTCACCGGCCGCCCGCGCACCACCCCGCTCCCCGGGGCGGACGCGTCCCGGCTGCGCCGCGAGGCGGCCCTGCTGACCGCCGCCGAGCAGCTGGGCAGCGCCGGCCGGACGGTCGAGACGGCGGTCGGGTACGCCCGGCAGCGCACCCAGTTCGGGGCGCCCATCGGCTCCTTCCAGGCGGTCAAGCACCTGTGTGCCGGGATGCTGGTCCGCGCCGAGCTGGCCCGCGCCGCGGTCTACGCGGCGGCGGTGACCGGGGACGCCCTCGACATCGCGGGCGCCAAGCTGCTGGCGGACGAGGCCGCGGTGGGCAACGCCCGGGACTGCCTCCAGGTGCACGGCGGGATGGGCTTCACCTGGGAGGCCGATGTGCATCTGCACCTCAAACGGGCCTGGCTGCGGGCCGAACGCTGGGGCGGCGCCCGGGAGGCGGAGGAGCGCCTGGCGCAGGCGCTCGCGGGGTGA
- a CDS encoding Zn-ribbon domain-containing OB-fold protein: MTAREATQAGGAGRARDTSGAGGAGGSGRAVVRFDLPEVDAFTRLYWEAAVEGRLLLRRCRAEGCGVAHHYPREFCPYCWSEDVVWEPAGGRATLYTWSVVHRNDLPPFGGRVPYVAAVVELAEGPRMMTEVIDCAESDLRIGMPLVVHFRPESAEGVGGGPATGGGYAVPVFRPE, from the coding sequence ATGACGGCGCGGGAGGCGACACAGGCCGGGGGTGCGGGGCGGGCCCGGGATACGAGCGGGGCCGGTGGCGCGGGTGGGTCGGGGCGCGCGGTGGTGCGGTTCGATCTGCCGGAGGTGGATGCCTTCACCCGGCTCTACTGGGAGGCCGCGGTCGAGGGGCGGCTGCTGCTGCGCCGGTGCCGGGCCGAGGGGTGCGGGGTGGCGCACCACTACCCGCGCGAGTTCTGCCCGTACTGCTGGAGCGAGGACGTCGTCTGGGAGCCGGCCGGCGGCCGGGCCACCCTCTACACCTGGTCCGTGGTGCACCGCAACGACCTTCCGCCCTTCGGGGGTCGCGTCCCGTACGTGGCGGCCGTCGTCGAACTGGCCGAAGGGCCCCGGATGATGACCGAGGTGATCGACTGCGCGGAGTCGGACCTGCGGATCGGGATGCCGCTCGTGGTCCACTTCCGCCCCGAGTCGGCGGAGGGGGTCGGCGGCGGTCCGGCGACGGGCGGTGGATACGCCGTCCCGGTCTTCCGGCCGGAGTGA
- a CDS encoding Zn-dependent alcohol dehydrogenase: MKGVVFDGEQVRVVDDLEVRDPGPGEVLVGIRAAGLCHSDLSVIDGTIPFPVPVVLGHEGAGVVEAVGAGVAHVVPGDHVALSTLANCGACAECDRGRPTMCRKAIGMPAKPFRRGGAELFNFASNSAFAERTVVKAVQAVKIPKEIPPASAALIGCGVLTGVGAVLNRARVDRGDSVVVIGAGGIGLNVLQGARIAGASVIVAVDANPAKEAMARQFGATHFVDASAVPDSVRAVKGILPTGADHTFECVGSTRLIRQAIDLLDRHGQAVLLGVPPATAEASFLVSAMYLDKSILGCRYGSARPQRDIALYARLYREGRLLLDELVTRTYEVDDFAKAADDTHGGRVARAVLVFGG, translated from the coding sequence ATGAAGGGTGTTGTGTTCGACGGGGAGCAGGTCCGGGTCGTGGACGACCTGGAGGTGCGGGACCCGGGGCCCGGCGAGGTGCTGGTGGGCATACGGGCGGCCGGGTTGTGCCACAGCGATCTGTCGGTGATCGACGGGACGATTCCGTTTCCGGTGCCGGTGGTGCTGGGACACGAGGGCGCGGGGGTGGTCGAGGCCGTCGGGGCGGGAGTTGCCCATGTGGTGCCCGGGGACCATGTGGCGCTGTCGACGCTGGCGAACTGCGGGGCGTGCGCGGAGTGCGACCGCGGCCGGCCGACGATGTGCCGCAAGGCGATCGGAATGCCGGCGAAGCCGTTCCGGCGGGGCGGTGCGGAGCTGTTCAACTTCGCCTCGAACTCGGCGTTCGCGGAGCGTACGGTCGTCAAGGCGGTGCAGGCGGTGAAGATCCCGAAGGAGATCCCGCCGGCCTCCGCCGCGCTCATCGGGTGCGGGGTGCTGACCGGTGTGGGGGCGGTGCTGAACCGGGCGCGGGTGGACCGCGGGGACTCGGTGGTGGTGATCGGGGCCGGCGGGATCGGGCTCAATGTGCTCCAGGGCGCCCGGATCGCGGGCGCGTCGGTGATCGTGGCGGTGGACGCCAACCCCGCGAAGGAGGCGATGGCGCGGCAGTTCGGGGCCACCCACTTCGTGGACGCGTCGGCGGTGCCGGACAGCGTCCGGGCGGTGAAGGGGATCCTGCCGACCGGGGCCGACCACACCTTCGAGTGCGTGGGCAGCACGCGGCTGATCCGGCAGGCGATCGACCTGCTGGACCGGCACGGGCAGGCGGTGCTGCTGGGCGTCCCGCCGGCCACCGCGGAGGCGTCCTTCCTGGTCTCCGCCATGTATCTGGACAAGTCCATCCTCGGCTGCCGCTACGGCTCCGCCCGTCCCCAGCGGGACATCGCCCTCTACGCCCGGCTCTACCGCGAAGGGCGGCTGCTGCTGGACGAGTTGGTGACCCGGACGTACGAAGTGGACGACTTCGCCAAGGCCGCGGACGACACCCACGGCGGGCGGGTGGCACGGGCGGTGCTGGTCTTCGGGGGCTAG
- a CDS encoding SDR family NAD(P)-dependent oxidoreductase, whose product MGNFLAGKVVAVTGAGRGIGRAVALAAAAEGAKVVVNDYGVAVDGDEPSSEVATAVVKEIEAAGGTATAVADDVSTMAGGQRIVDTALAEYGRIDGAVCVAGILRERMLFNMSEEEWDPVVATHLKGTFTVFRAAAAVMRKQKSGTLIGFTSGNHQGSVAQANYASAKGGIISLVRSAALGLHKYGVTANAVAPVARTRMSANVPMELTEIGEPEDVAAFVVYLLGDRARADGVTGQVYTVAGPKIAVWAQPAELRSVRADERWPDAGGGPWWTPERVAEAVAGPVGVGVDPMPMLAQLAEMARAAAAGERPNG is encoded by the coding sequence ATGGGGAACTTCTTGGCCGGCAAGGTGGTCGCCGTCACGGGCGCCGGCCGCGGCATCGGGCGGGCCGTCGCCCTGGCCGCCGCCGCGGAGGGCGCGAAGGTGGTGGTCAACGACTACGGCGTCGCCGTCGACGGCGACGAGCCGAGCAGCGAGGTGGCGACGGCCGTCGTCAAGGAGATCGAGGCGGCGGGCGGCACCGCCACTGCCGTCGCCGACGACGTCTCCACGATGGCGGGCGGGCAGCGGATCGTGGACACCGCGCTCGCCGAGTACGGGCGGATCGACGGCGCGGTGTGCGTGGCCGGCATCCTGCGCGAGCGGATGCTCTTCAACATGTCCGAGGAGGAGTGGGACCCGGTCGTCGCCACGCACCTCAAGGGCACCTTCACGGTCTTCCGGGCCGCCGCGGCGGTGATGCGCAAGCAGAAGTCCGGCACCCTGATCGGCTTCACCAGCGGCAACCACCAGGGCAGCGTCGCCCAGGCCAACTACGCCTCGGCCAAGGGCGGGATCATCTCGCTGGTCCGCAGCGCGGCGCTGGGCCTGCACAAGTACGGGGTGACCGCCAACGCGGTGGCGCCGGTCGCCCGGACGCGGATGTCGGCCAATGTGCCGATGGAGCTGACGGAGATCGGCGAACCGGAGGACGTGGCGGCGTTCGTGGTCTACCTGCTCGGCGATCGGGCACGGGCCGACGGGGTCACCGGCCAGGTGTACACGGTGGCGGGGCCGAAGATCGCGGTGTGGGCCCAGCCGGCGGAACTGCGTTCCGTCCGCGCCGACGAGAGGTGGCCGGACGCCGGCGGGGGGCCCTGGTGGACGCCGGAGCGGGTCGCCGAGGCGGTCGCCGGGCCGGTCGGCGTCGGCGTCGATCCGATGCCGATGCTGGCGCAGTTGGCGGAGATGGCCAGGGCAGCGGCGGCGGGGGAGCGGCCCAACGGATAG